One window from the genome of Candidatus Methanomethylicota archaeon encodes:
- a CDS encoding type II/IV secretion system ATPase subunit: MLFKRFFKRGSSYMEYPADFKIFRSKVPVDATILASYKVCNDQVNVVIVENDGEGLYMVFEPELMDLELKVYRELSKILRFEFKMPPTLGSNVDLFSYIHEQILRVAENYGFKDLYELSLNRVAYYIARDLGYGYIEPLIQDPEIEDIKCVGPDTPFMVWHRRFGHMDWLTTNIVLNEYELNSLASKLTHMCGKHVSIAFPIVDAILPDRHRVSICYGREVSAKSTNICIRKFREKPYTVMHLIYDFSTLSPLMACYLWLLIENRKNIFILGGTASGKTTLLSALSALFKPNWSVDSIEDVPEIKIPVKGWEPLIARHAYFMDDKQFEVSLFDLVKVAMRKRPDYIVVGEIRGEEAYVLFQAAATGHGCMCTMHADSIASAIKRLSSPPMNVSPIYIPLMNCAIVLKKIEGFKSVKRRVVGIYEIKSPEDYVEVFKWIPARDVFVPSTIDSLLSSSFLIRQIAEERGVSMNDISRELNVRLRFLEDLHVHGIREYDDFIDRLRLFYYSRESEVIKVALER; encoded by the coding sequence ATGTTATTTAAACGTTTCTTTAAGCGTGGGTCTTCATATATGGAGTATCCTGCTGATTTTAAGATTTTTAGATCTAAGGTTCCAGTAGATGCCACGATACTTGCATCGTATAAGGTTTGTAATGATCAGGTTAATGTGGTTATTGTAGAAAATGATGGTGAAGGATTATACATGGTGTTTGAACCTGAGCTTATGGATTTGGAATTGAAGGTTTACAGGGAATTGTCTAAGATATTGCGATTTGAATTTAAGATGCCCCCTACTTTGGGTTCTAATGTCGACTTATTCAGTTATATACATGAGCAGATACTTAGGGTGGCTGAGAATTATGGATTTAAAGACCTTTATGAATTAAGTTTGAATCGTGTTGCATATTATATAGCTAGAGACTTGGGTTATGGTTATATTGAGCCGTTAATTCAAGATCCGGAGATTGAGGATATTAAATGTGTTGGTCCAGATACTCCATTTATGGTTTGGCATAGGAGGTTTGGGCATATGGATTGGCTTACAACTAATATCGTTTTAAATGAATATGAGTTGAATTCACTGGCTTCTAAGCTTACACACATGTGTGGTAAGCATGTCTCCATAGCTTTTCCAATAGTTGATGCCATACTACCTGATAGGCATAGGGTTTCAATATGCTATGGAAGGGAGGTTAGCGCTAAATCCACAAACATTTGCATCAGGAAGTTTAGGGAGAAACCATATACCGTTATGCATTTAATATATGATTTCTCAACATTGAGTCCTCTTATGGCTTGCTATTTATGGTTGCTTATTGAAAATAGGAAGAACATATTTATACTTGGGGGTACTGCGAGTGGTAAGACAACCCTATTATCCGCTTTAAGTGCATTGTTTAAACCAAACTGGTCTGTTGACTCCATTGAGGATGTTCCTGAAATTAAAATTCCAGTTAAGGGTTGGGAGCCACTTATAGCTAGGCATGCATACTTTATGGATGATAAGCAATTTGAGGTTTCACTTTTTGATCTTGTTAAGGTGGCTATGCGTAAAAGACCTGACTACATTGTGGTTGGGGAGATTCGTGGTGAAGAGGCTTATGTATTGTTTCAAGCTGCAGCTACAGGGCATGGATGTATGTGTACAATGCATGCTGATTCAATAGCTTCTGCAATCAAACGCCTATCCTCCCCACCTATGAATGTTTCCCCAATATATATTCCATTAATGAACTGTGCCATCGTGTTGAAGAAGATTGAGGGTTTTAAGAGTGTTAAAAGGAGGGTTGTGGGCATTTATGAGATAAAGTCCCCTGAAGATTATGTTGAAGTTTTCAAATGGATTCCAGCCCGTGATGTCTTCGTACCATCAACTATTGATTCACTTTTATCCTCAAGCTTCCTTATAAGGCAGATTGCTGAGGAGAGGGGGGTTTCAATGAATGATATTTCACGTGAATTGAATGTTAGGTTGAGGTTTCTTGAGGATTTGCATGTTCATGGTATACGTGAATATGATGATTTCATAGATCGTCTTAGACTCTTCTATTATTCGAGGGAGTCTGAGGTGATTAAGGTTGCTTTGGAGAGGTAG